The Candidatus Flexicrinis proximus nucleotide sequence GTCGAACGAGTAGGTAAAGCCGCCGCCGGCGCGTTCCGACTCGTAGTCGTTCCAGCCGGATTTGACACGATCGCCGATGCGCAAGACGGTCTGGAGGGTTAGTGGAGGGCGGTCTGGCAGGGCAGGCGGATTGAGCCGGGCAGCGAGGTCGAAGACCGGCAGGTTGAGCGCATCGGCCACCGCCCGTGTTTCCGCGTTGAACAGCGTGGAGGCGGCTAGCGCGGCCGGGCTGTGCTCCATGGGAGGCAGACCAACCCAGACGCGGACAAAGCTCAGGGCGAATTCGTGGCAGATGTCGCGGAAGATACCGCCGTAGACCTGCGGTTCGAGATAGCCGTCGGCCAGCGCCTGCTGCGATTTGTAGTAGGGGCGGGTGGCCGGGAAGACATAGGCAAGGGCGTCATTGCTGCCAGGCATGATGAAGACGGCATCCGGTGCGTCTTCAAGAACACGCGGGACACGCTCCAGGAGCCGGTTGACGGTGTGGCCGGCGATGCCGTGGTTGAGCAAGGTGAAAGCGGGAAGGCGCGCCTGGGCGGCGGCCACGAAATCGCCACCGCATTTGCCTTCCGTCAAGCTGGCGCCGAGAAACGCAATTCTCATGTCAAATTCCGAACACTTGTGCTAAAATTGAGTGGTAAATTGCACCCAGATGCGGCTGCCGAAACGCGCTCGGCGAGCGCAGCACAGACCGGGCGCAAAAAACTCACCTAAAATAGCCTAACGGAGCAGCACGCCAATGGCAAGCCGCATGATGAATCCGGATCTCGCGCCGCGTATGAGCGGGCGCCCGGCCGCACCGAAGCCTAAGCCCAGCACAAAGACAAAGTCCGCCGGAACGACAGTCCGAACGCCGTCAGGGGCCAAACGGGTAAGCAAAGCCGGCTCGCGGACGGCCGCCAAGCCGAAAACGAGCGCCGCGCGAACGCGCAGAAACCCCCTGCCCCGCGTCACCCGGCAGGCCGGACAGACGGTGCTGGTGGTGCCGCTGCCGCGCATCCCGGTCAAACAGATGCGAAAGACGCTGCGCGTTATCCGGCGCGCGACGTTTCCGCGTGTCCGCCGACTGACGCTGCCGCGGGTCGGGATGCGCGCTGGCCGCAACCGCCTTTTTGGCGCGCTGGCCTACTCGCTGATGCCGTCGGCCTTGGGCGTGCTGCGGGCGGTTCCCGGCGGGGTCGGCGATTTGTTCCGGGCCGGGGTGATCGCGCCGACTTTTTCGCCGGAGGTGCAGCGCTGGGCCGGAGAGATTGGGGGCTGGGCCGAGCAGTACGGCCTCGATCCGAATTTGATGGCAACGGTCATGCAGATCGAGTCGTGCGGGCATCCGACGGTGAGCAGCCCGGCCGGCGCGCAGGGGCTGTTTCAGGTCATGCCGTTCCACTTCGCAGACGGCGAGGCGATGCTTGAGCCGAATACGAACGCGCTTCGCGGCGCGGGGGTGCTCAAGGAGTGTCTGCGCTATTCGAACGGCGATGTGCGCGGGGCGCTGGCGTGCTATAACGGCGGGCCGTCACTGATCACGCGGCCGACCGACCAATGGCCGGCGGAAACACAGCGCTATGTGGTGTGGGGCGAGGGGATCTACGCGGATGCGAAGGCTAACGCCGAGAGCGCGACACTGGATGCCTGGCTGAGGGCGGGGGGCGCGAGTCTGTGTGCCGCCGCGCGGAATACTGTCAAGTAGCACAAAACAAGGGAAATAAGAGGGGAGAGTTTGTGGAGGCGCTGCCTCCACACCTCCGCGAGGGACTTGCGCCCCTCGACCCACATCAGCGATTTTGTGGCGCAAGCGCCACAAAATCGCTGTGCGAGGCGGAGTGTCACCCCCTACCCGCCGGACGAAGACATCAGGGCGGAGGGGGCAGAACGGGAATTAGTAGCCGAGAACGCCGACGACGTCCGCGACGGCCTTGGCGCTCTTATCGAGCATGGCCTTCTCTCTTCGTCGTTGAGCTGCATCTCGATCACCTTCTCGACGCCGCCGCTGCCCAGAACTGCCGGGACGCCGACGTAGAGGTTGTTATAGCCATACTGGCCGGTGAGCAAGACGGCCGAGGGGATGACGCGCTTCTGGTCGCGGATGATCGACTCGACCATCTCGACCGCGCCAGCCGCCGGGGCGTAGTAACCGCTGTAGCCCAACAGGCCGACGATTTCGCCGCCGCCCTTACGGGTACGTTCGACAATGGCCGCCAGCTTTTCATCAGAGATGAGTTCGCGCACGGGGATGCCGGCGACAGAGGTGTGGCGCAGCAGGGGAACCATCTCGTCACCGTGGCCGCCGAGTACGATCCCGTGGACATCACGGACGCTCAGGCCGAGTTCCGCGGCGATGAAGGTCTTGAAGCGGGCGGTATCGAGCGCGCCAGCCATGCCGATGACGCGATGGGCCGGGAACTTGGTCTCGTTAAGGACGACGTGGCACATGGCGTCGAGCGGGTTGCTGACGACGACGATAACGGCGTTGGGCGAATACTTGGCGACTTCGCGGGCGACGCTGCCGACGATTTCCTGATTGGTCTTGACGAGTTCATCACGGCTGGGGAATTTGCCGGTGACGGGGTCCTTCTTGCGGGGGACGCCGGCGGTGATGACAACGACATCGCTATTGGCAGTCTCTTCGTAGCCAGCCGAGCCGACGATACGAATGTCGAACTTATTGACAGGGGGCGGCCTCAAGGAGATCGAGGGCCTTACCCTTCGCCGCGCCTTCAACGATATCGACCAGAACGACATCGCCCAACTCATGCGCGGTGATCCACATCGCGCAGCTTGCGCCGACGTTTCCCGCTCCTACAACCGTAATTTTCGCGCGACCCATGAGTAGCTCCTATGTGAAATTCACAACAAATCGAATAGTTTGATTATACGACTCGCCCGCGCACTGCACACCCTCATTCGTGATAAGAGTGAAATGAGACCGCGAAAGAGGTGATGAATGTCCTACGGACGCGGCGGCATCGGGGAAACGCCCGCGTGAAAGGCGCGCCAAACTGCCGGGCCGGCATATAATGGGGATATGTTCGATCCGACGCCACCCCGACCAACCCGACAGCCAACAGCGTGACGATCCACGCGCTGCTGGTGGATTTCCGCGTGCTGGTCCTGCTGTTCGTGAGCCTGCGCCTGCTGCTGCTGATGGCTTATCCGCCGGTTGGCACACAAGGATCGGAAGGTCTGACGCTGGGCGGCGACCGGCTGTATCACTACCAGCTTGCACGGCTGAGCGCAAACGGCGACCTGCCGTTTCGAGACTGGTGGAGCGAATTCCCGCCGATCTGGTCCTGGCTGAGCGTGGCGGTATTCCGCGGCTTCAACAACGCGCCGTTTGCGGTCTGGACGGCGGTGATGAGCGTGATCATGCTGGGGTTCGACATCGGCAACCTGTGGCTGATGCGGGCGATCGGGTCGCGGATTTATGGCCGTCCCACGGGAGTCGCAGTGGCGTGGAGCTACGCAATGCTGGCGCTGCCGGTGATCCAACTGTTCTGGCACTTCGAGACGATGGCGGCGTTCTGGCTGCTGCTGGGCCTGTATGCACTGATCGCGCGGCGCGATACGGTCATGGCGGTTTCGACGGCGGTCGGGGCGCTGGTGAAGTTCACCCCGGCGCTGCTGCTGGGCGCGGCGCTGCGCTACCGACACCCGCTGAAGTCCGTGTATATCCTGGTAGTGGCGGTGGGGTTGTTCGCGGCGACTTACGGCGTGCTGCTGATCGACAACCCGAACCCCGAGGTCACGCTGACTTCGCTGACGGCGCAGTTCCGCAAGGCGTCGTACGGGAGCGTATGGGCGCTGATCGACGGAAACCTGTCGGTCGGAGACCTGGCCTTCCCTGGCGACGACGCGGTGCTGCTGCACTACGATCTGGCGGCAGCCGAGCAGATTTACGGCCGGCCGCCGGTGGTGCCGGGCTGGCTGCGGCTGGGCCTGGCGCTGACGGCTGGCGCCGTGTGTTTCGTCCGCACCCGCCGGTCAGATACACGGGGAGTGGCCGGATTCACGCTGCTGACGCTGCTGATCTTCTTCCTACAAGCACAGGGCTGGTCGCCGCACTGGCTGCTGCAAATCCTGCCGCTTACGCTGCTGTGTTTCCCGACGCGGACCGGCGTGCTGGCCTGCCTTGCCCTGAGCGCACTGTCGATCCTTGAAACGCCGCTGCTGTACTCGCGGATCGTGACCCCGGGCGCGCTGGTGATCGACTTCGGCCTGCTGACGCTGTACGCGTTTTCAATCATCACGCGGACAGGCATCCTGCTGGGATTGTGCGCGGCGCTGTACCGGATGCTGCGGGTCAAGCGCTGAAATCCGGTTGGGGCCTTGCCCCAAGCCCCAGCAGGAGTTGGCACTCCCTGGCGCTTCAAAGAGCAGTGAGGTTCTGAGCCTAAACGAGTTCCCAGCTGACGATCGTATTGCGCGCGCCGGAGGTAGTGTAGTACACCGCGACGGCCGGGCCGTCTTCAAGCGCGTTGTAAAGGCCGGCGGAGATGCGGAAATCCGCGCCGCTGACGACCAGCATGTAATACTTGTTCTGGCCGCTGGTGTAGCCCATCTGGACTTTGGCCGGGCCTTCGACCTTCCGGATGTCATAGAGCGACTTGGGGGTGGGCAGCAGGGCGATGATTAGCCAGGGCACCCCATGAACAGGATGCCAATGCCGAATACGCCGACCTGATCGAAGAACTGGAGGCTGATGGCGCGGGTGATAAGGATGAGCGCGAGGCCGATGCCGTTGACGATCAGCAGGCGGACGAGACACCCGCGCGAATCGCTGTGCATTTCGTGCGTCTGGCGCGGCGAAAGCTCGCCCCGGCGGTTATAGGGCAGGTCCTCGGCGGCAAATTTCGGTTCGAAGGAGTGAGCAGGCGACATCACGGCAGGCTATCCGTTCGATTCGACCGCGAGGAGCCGGTGATGGCGTTCGAATTTCTGATAGTAGGCCGTAAGCACGGCGTCTTCGGGGATGAGGTCGAAGGTGTCCTTATCGAGATGGAAGTCCACTTTGGCGACGAGCATGATGTAGTGCCGTGAGCCGCGGTCGACGCTGATGGAGAGTTTGGCCGGGCCACTGACCGCGTGCACCTGCGCGTTTTTGGGGTCATCGAGCATCGGTTTCCTGCCGAAATAGAGAAGTACGAGGGCGCCGACGGCGATGAAGGCCGGGAAGATACCGACGGCGATGATGGTCTCCCAGTTGCCCTGCCCCAGAATGACCACGCCGACAAGGATCGCGGCGCAGGCCAGCAGGATGTAGACCAGCCAGCGCGCGCAGCCTTTTCGGCATCGACCTGTTTCTTGCGGGCCGCCGGGGAAAGCTCGCCGCGACGGAAGTAAGCGATATCCTGCGATGTCACCCCAAGAACCGAATTGATGGCGCCGGTGTCCAAGATCCCTCCATGGTTTGCGTTACTGTAAATGAGTGACAAGAGTTTAGCGAAGTTGGCGCAAATTGACCGCCCTTTCAGGCTAAAGCGCGTGCGGTATACGCTACAATCAGAGGTATTGATGTTGGTTTGCAGCCTGTGTCTCCAATGATCACCCTCGCTGATGTGCGCTCCGCGCTGACCCTACCGGATTTCGACCCGACCGCCGCGATGTTAAGCATGGCTCCCCTCGGACGTTCAGAGCGCCGGGCGGAGCCGCCGCCAAAACAGGCCGGGGTGCTGGCGCTGCTGACCGGAGACGACGGCAACCTGGGGGTGGTCCTGACGCGGCGGGCGGACAACCTGAACGGGCACAGCGGCCAGATGAGCTTTCCGGGCGGGCGCCGCGAGGACGACGATGCTAATTTCGAGGAGACGGCGCTGCGGGAGGCGTCGGAGGAGTTAGGGATCGAAACCGGGGGCGTGACACTGCTGGGGCGCTGACCCCGCTGTATATCCGCCCAGCCACTTCGACGTTTATCCGTTTGTGGGGTATCTGATGCCGCTGCCGCCGCTGCTGCCGAACCCGGACGAGGTCGCGGCGGTGTATATCGCCTCGGTCGCGGCGCTGCTGGAACCCGATACGCGCACGATGGCTGTGATCGAGACGATGGCCGGCCCCCGTGAAGTCCCGGCATTTGTGCTGTGCGAACAGATCGTATGGGGGGCGACGGCGATCATGCTGCATGAGCTGGCGGTCCGGATAAGAACGGTGTTGGGTTAAAATCCCGCAATATCCCGTAGAATCCCGCAGCAATCGCGTGACTTTGCCTGAAGCATGAGATAGCATTAACGTATCATTGCGAAATCTTCCCAGCGCCGAAAGGCCTGTTTGTGCCATGCTCATTTCCCGTTCCTCGCCCCGCCGACCGCGCCGGCGTTCAGGGTGCTCGCCATTTACCGTCCTGACCGGAGCGCTCGCCGGACTGCTGGTGATCGCGCTCGGCTGGCTGGCCGGGCTGATCCTGCCAAACCCGCAGCCCGAACTGGTAACGCTCGACACCGCACGGAGGGCGTTCGACAGCGGCGACCTCGACGATGCAGTGGAGGCCGCGGAGAAGGCGCTTGCCGCCGCGCCGGGGCAACCCGACGCGGTGCTGATGCTGGTGCGCGGGCTGGTATATCGCAGCTATGTGGACTGGAACAACGAGATCGACCGGAAGCGGGCGCTGGAAGTTGCGACTAACGCGCTGCTGAGGGGCGGCGACCACCCTGACACGCTGGCAGCGCAAGCGTTTGCGCTGCATGCGGCGGGGCGGTATCTGGAGGCGTTCAAAGCCGCCGAAAAGGCGCTGCGCGCAAACCCGAACCATGTCTTCGCGCGACTCGTCTATGGGCTGGCCTTTGCGGGTGTGGGCAGTTTTGACCGTGGGCTGATCCAGGTTCAGCAGGCCGCGAAGTCCGCGGACTATCAGGTGGATTCGCTGCGCGCGCTGGCGGTTATCCAGTCCGATACCGGGCGGTATCGGGATGCCGCGCGAACGATCGACGAGGCAATCGCGCTCAACTGGGGGCTGATCCCGCTGCATTTCGAGCGGGCGCTGTACGCGCTGCAGGTGGGAGACGACGGCACGGCAAGCACATCGTACCTGCGCGTGCTGGCGCTCGATCCTGAGAACGTCAAAAGCACGGCTGCGGTTATGCGAACTGCACTCGACGCTGCGCGAGCACTGATCAGGCGATCAGGCTGTGCGGAGAGGTCACGACGCGGGCGCCGGACTGGGCGGATGGCTGGCACCGACTTGGCCGCGAATACTTTCTACAAGGCGATTTTCCGGCGGCGCAGAACGCACTGCACCGCTGCTCGACACTGCAGTCGATGCAGAGCGTCCCGCTGACCGAGCGCACCTTTGAGTGCTGGTATCTTCAGGGGCAGGCGGCGGAACTGAACGGGGACTGTCCGGCGCTGGCCGCGACCTATGCCGAGTTCCGGCTGATGGCGCTGGCAGGCGGGTTGAGCCAGACGTGGGTATACCCGCCGGAAGGCCCGCCGGGGGTGTAACTAGAGCAGCCTAGGTACCAGCCACCCGCTACCGGTCGTCCGCGATTCCGAGGGGAACGTGTTCAGGGGCATCTTCGCGCTGCTGATCGAACCGACGTCCTTTGCCGAACAGACCCGTGCCGATCCAGCCAGCCGGCTTCCGCGACATTGCCCCTAACATCGACGCGACGACCGTGACACAGCGGACTACTGACCCACAGTGCCGATTACTCGCCCTACGGCACGCCGATAACCATGAGCGCCTCGCCGTCCAGCCTCGCCTTCACCGGCGAGATGACCGACGACCCGACCGGCCTGACCTATCTGCGTGCCCGGTACTACCACCCGACCAGCGGCACCTTCCTGACCCAAGACCCCGTCCTCGGCGTGATCGGCGGCCCAGCCTCCACCTTCAACCCGTATCTTTACGTGCGCGGCAATCCGGTCAACCTCACTGATCCGAGCGGGGAGTTTGCGGGTTTGTTTGGACCGTTCGCCGGATTGTTCCTTTACGGGATGCTCTCCGACATCCAAAACCAAGCACATAATGGCAGTAACATTTGCATTGACCACGCCATTGGTGAAGGTCTCAACACGCTGCTTGGGTTCGCAGAAGGACTCGCGACGTTTCTTACTGGGTTCGTTGATCTTGCCGGTCTCGTTTCCAGCGCGTTTGGCGGACCGAAATGGACGAGCGCCGGTTTCCACAAAGATGCTGCTCGATTCTTTGGGCTTGAGAAGCAATACATTGCATTGCAGTCAAGTGCTGGTTACCAGTTTGGACGGGGCGTCGGGTCTACTACGGCCATGCTACTCGGCCTCGTTAGCGCTGCCGGCAGCATCCCTAAACTTGCCGCGTTTATGGACGACGCCGCAAAGGCGGGTGTAGGACTCATTGACAATCTGTTTATGGGTGGCGGCGGCTCAGGGCTCGCACTGGCGAGCGGCGGTGTACAATCTGCGACGGCCCTCAGCACAGCTGCTGCCGCTCTCTCAGGAATTCCCTGGGGATCGTTGGCGGGAGTAGGAAGTGGGTTAGGTGCAACTACCGCCTATTTCGCGGATAAGGGAAACGTAAACCCAGGATCCCCAAGGACCCCAGCAGAAATCAGGAAATCAATCAGACAGGCCGAGATGAATATCGAAGAACACACCCAGAAAATCCAGAAGTATCTTCAAAACCCGGATGCGAATGACAATCTTGGATTTCTCGCCAACGCGGGAGACGATGCAGCGTTACGTCAAAAGATAATTGATGGACGCATTAAGCATCTTAATCGTGAAATTGAAACCTGGAGGCGGGAAATAACCCGACTCCAAGATGAGCTAAAGGGGTTGCCATGACCAAGGTCGTTACTGTTTCGCAGCTACGCACTTTAGCGAATCTACTTCTAGACAACCTCGAAGCACTAAATCTCTCGCAGATAGCAATTGAAAGAGACTACTACTGGGAAATGTCTGCCAATGATCGATATTCGATGAACAAAGAGCCTGAAGATTTTTCCGTTGGACAGCTCTTTGATGACCTAGACAATCTTCTTAGGGTACTCGATGGGTCTAGAGAACCAACTCGACTGACATTAACGTGGTACGCAGCGTTGTTGCGATATATTGGGGAACGTGATCTCTAGATCACGCTAATTCGCTCTCTCAACCGTGTCACCTCCGCGCGCGCTACTACCACCCAACTTCCGGCACCTTCCTGACCCAAGACCCCGTCCTCGGAGTCGTCGGGGGCCCGGCCTCAACATTCAACCCATACCTGTACGTGCGCGGCAACCCGGTCAATTGGACCGACCCAAGCGGCGAGTTTGTGGGCTTGGTCGCTCCGTGGCTGCTGGGCGCGCTAGGACAGGGTGTTCAGAACGACCTGCGTACAGGCGGAACGGGGACGCTTGGTCTGCTTCAGGCGTTAAATTGCGGAAACACCATGGGTGCGGCATCGAGCGCGCTTGCGTTGATGCAACCAACGCTCGAAACGTATGCAAAGATGGCCGTCGTGACGGCCGTTGGTGTGACAGTCGCTGCCCTTTCGATGGGCGGTATCTTCATTGGTGCGGCGGCACTTGGCATAACGTCGCCGGTGTTAGCAGGTGCGGCCGCGCTCATCGGATCGGGGATCATCTCCGGTCAAGCGTCCCGTGCTACAATGAACATGCTCAACGGGCAGGCTTGGAACACCGGTTTGTTCCAACTGTCCGACATGCTGGTCGACGGCGCGCTGTCAATTCTCCCCTTCAAGCTGTTGGGAGGAAGCCTCGCGAAGTTCGGGGCGCAGGGGCTGCGATTCGGAAACCAAACGGTCGCAGCGGCGAAGAACGCGTTCAATAATCTACAGAACTGGGTAACTAACAACTTTGATCTTGGCGCGGTCACGTCGGGCGGGTTTCGGTACCTAAGAACCGTTCGTCCGGAGTACTGTCGATGACAAGACCAAGTCGCCCTTCAACGACTGGTCAAAGAGGAGGGGCGCTTTCGAAGTAAACCGCCTCGGTAAACGATGCAGAAACAATAATGGACTCGCGCAAG carries:
- a CDS encoding CoA pyrophosphatase, with translation MITLADVRSALTLPDFDPTAAMLSMAPLGRSERRAEPPPKQAGVLALLTGDDGNLGVVLTRRADNLNGHSGQMSFPGGRREDDDANFEETALREASEELGIETGGVTLLGR
- a CDS encoding SGNH/GDSL hydrolase family protein, with protein sequence MRIAFLGASLTEGKCGGDFVAAAQARLPAFTLLNHGIAGHTVNRLLERVPRVLEDAPDAVFIMPGSNDALAYVFPATRPYYKSQQALADGYLEPQVYGGIFRDICHEFALSFVRVWVGLPPMEHSPAALAASTLFNAETRAVADALNLPVFDLAARLNPPALPDRPPLTLQTVLRIGDRVKSGWNDYESERAGGGFTYSFDGIHFQPGYRAKQLAPGSPNGAASTPKP
- a CDS encoding lytic transglycosylase domain-containing protein, yielding MASRMMNPDLAPRMSGRPAAPKPKPSTKTKSAGTTVRTPSGAKRVSKAGSRTAAKPKTSAARTRRNPLPRVTRQAGQTVLVVPLPRIPVKQMRKTLRVIRRATFPRVRRLTLPRVGMRAGRNRLFGALAYSLMPSALGVLRAVPGGVGDLFRAGVIAPTFSPEVQRWAGEIGGWAEQYGLDPNLMATVMQIESCGHPTVSSPAGAQGLFQVMPFHFADGEAMLEPNTNALRGAGVLKECLRYSNGDVRGALACYNGGPSLITRPTDQWPAETQRYVVWGEGIYADAKANAESATLDAWLRAGGASLCAAARNTVK
- a CDS encoding tetratricopeptide repeat protein — encoded protein: MLISRSSPRRPRRRSGCSPFTVLTGALAGLLVIALGWLAGLILPNPQPELVTLDTARRAFDSGDLDDAVEAAEKALAAAPGQPDAVLMLVRGLVYRSYVDWNNEIDRKRALEVATNALLRGGDHPDTLAAQAFALHAAGRYLEAFKAAEKALRANPNHVFARLVYGLAFAGVGSFDRGLIQVQQAAKSADYQVDSLRALAVIQSDTGRYRDAARTIDEAIALNWGLIPLHFERALYALQVGDDGTASTSYLRVLALDPENVKSTAAVMRTALDAARALIRRSGCAERSRRGRRTGRMAGTDLAANTFYKAIFRRRRTHCTAARHCSRCRASR